In Belonocnema kinseyi isolate 2016_QV_RU_SX_M_011 chromosome 4, B_treatae_v1, whole genome shotgun sequence, a single window of DNA contains:
- the LOC117170880 gene encoding uncharacterized protein LOC117170880: MANEQLVILNKKRFDDIQDHIELSDTETPHIDLVLDRYAVQDDYLEIVADGQRLLASTQPADQSTGTIDRTLDVQQTKRRVKLPVATLPTFSGRYAEWLAFRDSFTSLIHDQTDLTNVEKLKYLKSALKADEAQKISVFSITEENYNGAWQLLEKTCQDTRIIISRHLSLIMRLPVQEKQTSEGLIKLADDTQQHMLSLASLGVKISEEILVQNIEEKLHKTTLEKWDETLKRNKFPKLDDMLEFLYRTATRLSQREFQNKSLSKDTSSTPGSSGNQRNAKTAFLTSTIKPCPACRCKTHPLFRCEKFRSFSIPTRIQVVQDASLCQILTRSTGNSDRYISLTTKIPMNQLITSAVLYSLDKKRRPIRYRALLDTCSSTNFIKEKLATALRLPKKRCSVPVGALNNLTTVAKAVVTITIRSLHSSYERTLSFLTIPQIAKLVPNDIIPREVIKIPPNIQLADPTFHLPSKVDMLLGSGPSLPMFCGGQIILSDRAGDLIIQKTELGLIAGENVNSMSLTTSRAIKCNFAELRSEISKFWELEEGFSQIHLSPEEIACEEHFRVHTTRNYIGRYIVALPFRQNHDRLGESRYVASKRLNSLEGRFKHQPELRSQYLDVIEEYLTLGHMSPIQDQGEFGFYLPLHAVFKEVSSTTRVRVVFDCSAKSESGLSLNDTLMVGPTLQDDILSHIHRLRFHIYILTGDIEKMYRQFEIRDEDRRFQRILWRRDGINLDSLQLYMVTFGISSSPFLATRAIKQLINDEGHQHPKAAVVLERDLYVDDLITGAETIEEGVQIRDSLIKLLNLGCLTMRQWASNDINLLRGIPDSSINKKIQFNDGETLKTLGVSWNSSTDSIIYSVHSPVLKSKITKRTVLSELAKLFDPLGLLGPIILFAKIIMEKLWELKVDWDESLPNNIHKTWVEFHSEITLLSDLHFERKVIVNGAIDVQLHGFCAASEKGYGSFIYIKSKNSQENSQRGPLRASEINNAEKAIIRATQITHFAEEMNDLKIGRRVHKKRKLTSLDPFIDRDGIIRRVHLVTLESIIADIATEGFLAALRRFTARRGRPSVIYSDNGSNFIGANNELNDIKCFLQSEMHNERVSHVLSDQGVEWRFISPLSPHFGGIWEATVKVFKHHFKRVIGDVLFTFEELNTFSIKVEAILNSRPLTSISCDPNDMLALTPGHFIIGDSLTNLPEVDLTSASPSAPARWLHIQKMRQHFWRRWHKEYLNELNIRHKWKNGEHQIKVGSIVLLKEDNILPMQWPMGRVIETFPGSDGIVRTVNVKTAKISSNET; encoded by the exons ATGGCAAACGAGCAGCTtgttattctaaacaaaaaaagg tttGACGATATACAGGATCACATCGAGTTGTCAGACACAGAGACCCCCCATATCGATCTTGTCCTCGACCGTTATGCTGTTCAGGATGATTATCTTGAAATTGTGGCAGACGGTCAACGCCTTTTAGCATCAACGCAACCCGCAGATCAATCTACAGGTACCATAGATCGTACTTTGGACGTTCAACAGACAAAGCGCAGGGTAAAGTTGCCAGTGGCTACATTGCCAACCTTTAGCGGTCGTTATGCAGAGTGGCTTGCTTTTAGGGATTCCTTTACATCCTTGATACATGATCAAACGGATTTAACTAATGtagaaaaactcaaatatttaaaatcggcACTCAAAGCTGATGAAGcacaaaaaatatcagttttttcgataactgaagaaaattataatggtGCGTGGCAACTCTTAGAAAAAACATGCCAAGACACACGTATAATTATTTCCCGACATCTTAGTTTAATTATGCGTCTGCCTGTCCAAGAAAAGCAAACCTCCGAAGGTTTAATTAAGTTAGCTGATGATACACAACAACACATGTTATCACTAGCTTCATTAGGCGTAAAGATCTCAGaagaaattttagttcaaaacattgaagaaaaattgcataaaacGACATTAGAAAAATGGGACGAAACCCTAAAGCGAAACAAATTCCCTAAACTCGACGATATGTTGGAATTCTTATACAGAACAGCCACTCGTTTATCTCAGCGcgaatttcagaataaaagtcTCAGCAAAGACACAAGTAGCACACCAGGTAGTTCTGGAAACCAAAGGAACGCAAAAACAGCTTTCCTAACATCGACTATAAAACCATGCCCGGCTTGTAGATGCAAGACTCACCCCCTTTTTCGATGTGAGAAATTCCGCAGTTTTTCAATTCCGACAAGAATTCAAGTTGTGCAAGATGCCTCACTTTGTCAAATT CTCACAAGATCCACAGGAAACAGTGATCGATACATCTCATTAACGACAAAAATTCCAATGAATCAATTAATAACAAGCGCAGTCCTTTATTCATTGGATAAAAAGAGACGACCGATACGATATCGAGCTCTTCTTGACACCTGCTCATCTACTAACTTCATAAAGGAGAAATTAGCCACGGCACTGCGATTGCCAAAGAAGAGATGTTCTGTTCCTGTGGGTGCATTAAATAACCTAACAACAGTCGCTAAAGCTGTAGTCACAATAACAATTCGTTCTTTACATAGCAGTTATGAAAGAACACTTAGCTTCCTCACGATTCCACAGATAGCTAAATTAGTACCAAATGATATCATTCCTCGAGAAGTGATCAAAATACCTCCGAATATACAACTGGCTGATCCAACATTTCATTTGCCATCAAAAGTGGACATGCTTCTTGGATCTGGACCATCGTTACCCATGTTTTGTGGGGGTCAAATCATATTATCTGATCGGGCTGGcgatttaattatacaaaaaactgAACTAGGATTGATCGCAGGCGAAAATGTTAATTCCATGTCTCTCACAACATCACGCGCGATAAAATGCAATTTTGCGGAGCTTAGATCTGAGATTTCTAAATTTTGGGAATTGGAAGAGGGTTTCAgtcaaattcatctttctccTGAAGAGATTGCATGTGAAGAACATTTTCGTGTTCATACAACTCGCAATTATATAGGTCGATACATAGTAGCATTACCCTTTCGACAAAATCATGATAGATTAGGAGAATCACGATATGTAGCCTCAAAACGCCTTAATAGTCTCGAAGGAAGATTTAAACATCAACCCGAACTGAGAAGTCAATATTTGGATGTCATTGAAGAATATTTAACACTCGGTCACATGTCGCCAATTCAAGATCAAGGGGAATTTGGTTTTTATTTACCACTTCATGCGGTATTTAAGGAAGTTAGTTCAACAACAAGAGTCAGAGTAGTCTTCGATTGTTCAGCAAAATCCGAATCCGGTCTTTCGTTAAACGATACATTAATGGTAGGACCCACATTACAAGATGACATACTATCGCACATACATCGACTCAGGTTCCACATATATATACTGACAGgcgatattgaaaaaatgtatcgacAATTCGAGATTCGAGACGAAGACAGAAGGTTTCAAAGAATTCTGTGGCGGCGCGATGGAATAAATCTTGACTCCCTTCAATTATATATGGTGACATTTGGAATCAGTTCTTCCCCGTTTCTTGCCACACGGGCTATTAAGCAGTTAATTAATGATGAAGGTCATCAACATCCAAAGGCAGCTGTTGTTCTTGAAAGAGATCTATATGTGGATGATCTCATCACAGGAGCAGAAACTATTGAAGAAGGAGTTCAAATACGTGATAGTTTAATAAAACTGCTTAATCTTGGTTGTTTAACTATGCGTCAATGGGCCTCGAATGATATAAATCTCTTACGAGGAATTCCAGACTCTagcatcaataaaaaaatccaatttaatgATGGTGAAACTTTAAAAACCCTTGGTGTTTCATGGAACTCCAGTACTGATAGCATAATCTACTCGGTGCACTCTCCCGTACTAAAATCCAAAATTACTAAAAGAACGGTACTCTCTGAGCTTGCCAAACTTTTCGATCCCCTAGGCTTACTAGGCCCAATCATATTATTCGCAAAAATAATCATGGAGAAACTTTGGGAGTTAAAAGTAGATTGGGATGAGTCATTACCAAATAACATACACAAAACATGGGTGGAATTTCATTCGGAAATAACGCTGCTTAGTGACTTGCACTTTGAAAGGAAGGTAATCGTGAATGGAGCCATTGACGTTCAGCTGCATGGATTTTGTGCTGCAAGCGAGAAGGGTTACGGATCTTTCATATATATTAAATCGAAAAATAGCCAAG AAAACTCTCAAAGGGGGCCTTTACGAGCATCAGAAATAAACAATGCGGAAAAGGCTATAATTCGTGCAACTCAAATCACTCATTTTGCCGAAGAAATGAACGATTTAAAAATAGGAAGAAGAGTTcacaaaaagagaaaattaaCATCACTCGATCCATTTATTGATCGAGACGGAATAATCAGG CGCGTCCATTTAGTAACTTTGGAGTCGATTATTGCCGACATTGCCACCGAAGGTTTCCTAGCTGCTCTACGTAGATTTACAGCTCGACGTGGAAGGCCTAGTGTCATATATTCCGACAATGGTTCCAATTTCATAGGTGCAAATAATGAGCTAAATGATATTAAATGTTTCTTACAATCTGAAATGCACAATGAAAGGGTTTCTCATGTCCTTAGTGACCAAGGGGTTGAATGGAGATTCATTTCCCCTTTATCGCCTCACTTTGGAGGAATATGGGAAGCTACGGTTAAGGTATTCAAACATCATTTCAAACGTGTGATAGGTGATGTCCTTTTTACCTTTGAAGAACTTAATACGTTTTCCATCAAAGTCGAAGCGATCCTAAATTCACGCCCTCTCACATCTATTTCTTGTGATCCAAACGACATGCTTGCTCTCACTCCTGGTCATTTCATAATAGGTGACTCTCTCACAAATCTACCAGAGGTGGATCTCACTTCAGCATCACCTTCCGCACCGGCGCGATGGCTACACATACAGAAAATGCGTCAGCACTTCTGGAGAAGGTGGCACAAGGAGTATCTCAACGAGTTAAACATTCGGCATAAGTGGAAAAATGGAGAACACCAAATAAAGGTAGGATCCATCGTTCTCCTTAAGGAAGACAACATTCTACCCATGCAGTGGCCAATGGGGCGTGTCATTGAAACATTTCCGGGATCGGATGGGATCGTGAGAACTGTCAACGTGAAAACGGCCAAAATATCTTCAAACGAAACGTGA